The DNA segment TAACTTCTCCCCCAATATCATTTTGAATTCTCTCATCTGCATTATTCCTTTTTTTGAACCGGTTTTATCAATTATACTTTGTCTGTATTCGATCCAAGAATTTGTGACAGCAAGATCGGTAAAATGTAACATTGTCCGAATTGTCCATTTTTTGTTCGGGCTCTCATTGGACAGACAGCATTTATTCTGTCTGCAAGATCGATTCCCCCCATGTTTGAATTGTACTCCCTAATAACTGCCGGTCTTGTAACAGTAAcaaattttttctcttttttcgaCCATCTCTCACATGTATCCAATGGTTCAGAGGCAAAGTGACTGGACAACATCAATAAACTTTTGTTGTCCATCCATTTTGTGATGCACATTTGGTGGTCAGCTCTAACCAGTGAATCCATAGACCCTCTGCCCTCGGCCAGTAACTGCTTTTCTGTCTTCAATCTGACAGTTTTTGGAAGCCTGTTTGATACAACAGTCCCTGTGGCCTTGATGCCTTTTGATAGCAGATTGTCAACAAGTTTTACCGAGGTAAAATATCGGTCATGATAAATGTAGTGACCAGGCTTCAGTGTTCTGACTAGAGTCATAACAGCTGCCTCACCCAATCCTAATGATTGATACTCATCAGGAAATGTAGTCTTCCCCTGGTCAAACAAAAAATCGCAAACAATTCCATTTGGATTGGCAAGTACGAAAACTTTCAAGCCTACTGGATTTAGTTTTCCTTTCACATACTGCCTGATTCCACATCGCCCCTCAAACGGTACTATCATTTCATCTACTGCAATGTGAAGAGAACGAGTCTGATTCAAACAACCTTCCCTCACAAGATCAATGAAAGGCCTAAGTTTCTATAGCTTATCTTTCAATTTCATCTCAGttgaaatatcattatcaaatattacttTCAGGGAGGTCCGCAGCTTGAAAAATCTGTTCCTATTCATCGCATCAACTATCACTTTCACTTGCCACCTTTTCTGCCAGTACATACTGGGATACTGCAGACAACTCATCATCATGGAGATGCCGAACCAGGTCTTTATCTCATTAGTAGTTGTAAAGAGGCACTTACTAGTTGAAAATAAAGAGGTTTGATTTGTTTTATCAGCAATTATAGTTCAAACAAAGCATTATCTACGTATTGGCTGAAGTAATCAAGAGGATCCCAGCCCTCAGTGTCATTTCTGGTTGTTGAATCAAGCAGAGGTGGATCTGGAGGAATGAAGCCCCTGCGACGCCATGTGTTTCTACTCTCAGGTTGTGAAGAAGTAGTCTCATCGATAGATACTTCTTCctaaaacaaaagaaaataccatttaaatagtttatttcctttcaatttcaacaagatttcaattcatttattcaaaagaTTACAATGTTGTGAATAGATAAAACACAGTTAATTGtccaaatcaattttttccCAAAATTTCAACCACAGCTGATTTTAGTtgagaatgaaataattttaccTGATCTTTATCAGAGCTGTCAATGGAAGAGTCAATTTGTTGTTCAGGTCTACAAGTCTACATTTATAACTTcaccaatatttttatttgaaagaatattgatcaaaatttaatcacCGATACAGCAAAACCTattcatttgatgaataaaaacaCAGACAATCGACCAAAACGacttctttgaaaattttgattgaaaactatTCCAACCTCAGCTGACTTTActtgaaaataagaaataattttacCTGTTCATCATCAGAGCTGTCATTTGAAGAGTCAAATTGTTGTCCAGGGTCAGGGTTAGGCAGATAATTTGGATCATTGTCCTCGTCATCTCCATCACTGAGGTCGATATCTGAGGCATCTAATCCATCAAATAGAGCTGTTTCAATCTGGAGCTCATCATCTGTAAAAGAAAAAATCATTCTGTACAATTCAGGTAGTCTATGTTCTGTACAATTCTGCAACATGAAATCACTGCAAAGCTACATTTATTGTTGCTGTAtccatattttgaaaaaaatcatctgaaaaattcaaatttttggttgggtcCAAGTTTTGATAGAAGtacattccaaatttcaaagaaATCATTGATTTTCTTGGAGAATATAAAACTGTAAGTTTACTCTAAAAACTTAACtttaaaagtgtaaaaaaaGAGTGGATAATAAAGTTGATAACAAAGTCGGAACTTGACTcttcacaaaataaattataaacacATCTAACAAGAAAAACAGGGTTTAGTCCCAAGGTATAGGATACTATACCTAAAAGAGATTTTGGCTGTAgaaaatgttattcaaaatattttggcTCAGAAATGTGCATGTAATATCGCCTGATACATCTAGAATAATATCCATTACTCATATTAGTGAAAAAAAACTCCAAATTTACTTACCAATTGAAATAAGTGCGTGTTGATCAGAGGTTGAGCGTGTCGAGTCGGCCATATTTTTCTGATATGCTTTGGTGTAGTCAACAGGTGGCGAAGAACTAATAATTGAAGTACTAATGGCTGAAGTTTCTTAGTTGGCTTAGAAAATTCTATAATAGATGTCGCTGTGAGCTGAATGACCGATTTTAGTTCACGATTGTTCACACTAGCAGCGTTGAAGTAGAGTATAGTATACTATACCAGAGGACCCAGGaggatatatatattttttctatttcaaatcCAAGAACTGTTGTTTTTACCAGATATGAACTAAATCTAAACATTATAGATTTCGTTTCTCTATGTTTAACCATATATCTCTCAAGTTTATAAATAGGAATAGTTTTCCTGTTTATCGAGGGATTTATACTCCCTTCAACAATCACTTATTAGTGTTGAACCAGGCAAGATTCACTTTTGAAATGAATTCAAAAGAGTTTCACCATCCCTGGCTTCAACTAGCACAACCTAGTAAAGCACATTTAACCCCCCCCCACACTCATTTACCCCTCGCATATTGACCACGATTATATTTTGATCTCCCAAATTGAGCCATTTATCAATGTACTTAAACTTCGGTGATGAATTCTTATTTTCCGCCAGACAAAATATAATCCGCCAGATAATCAAAAACTAGGTGTTAAAAGGAATAAGGCCCATATCTCTGGTTTCAGTGTTTTCAAAACTTTtggaaaaaattgttaaaatatgactccttaactttctaaattcgaACAATTTCTTCTATTGCCGTCAGTTTGGTTTCAGGGAGGGTTTCAACACTGAAATGGCTCTTGAGAGTTTCTTGGCTTCAATACATAACAATCTCAATTCCAAATTGCCTTCTTGTGTATCAGGTCTATTTCTTGATATaaaaaaagcttttgacactgtaaATCATTCTCTACTACTTGATAAGCTGTTAAGAGCGGGCATTAGAGGTGTT comes from the Nilaparvata lugens isolate BPH chromosome 1, ASM1435652v1, whole genome shotgun sequence genome and includes:
- the LOC120350513 gene encoding uncharacterized protein LOC120350513, yielding MLQNCTEHRLPELYRMIFSFTDDELQIETALFDGLDASDIDLSDGDDEDNDPNYLPNPDPGQQFDSSNDSSDDEQEEVSIDETTSSQPESRNTWRRRGFIPPDPPLLDSTTRNDTEGWDPLDYFSQYVDNALFEL